The genomic interval CAATATTAAATCTAGATCGTCAGTTCCGAGTTCTTTATGAAGAAGTTCACGTAGGGCATTACATCCTAATAGAATAGGAAACTTTTCTTGTCTTGTCCCAGGTATCAATTCCTGCTGCACCACAAGAAATCCAACCATGGCATGATGATTTCCAAATTTCACTGAAGCTTTAACATATCCTTCCACTGAAGGTCCACTTCCTCCCACACCGGCAATATTGACGCCAAACTCTCCAATGGGACCTAATGCTTCTAACTTCGAATGGTATATCTGGCTTGGAATAAGGGAAGCTTCTGCACCTGTATCCAATATGCATCCTATCTTTACATTTCCTATCTCCGCTTCTACACTTGGGCTCGGAGAAATCAACAATTCCTGTAAAGATTTCGAACCGCATCTCTCTTGACTACAGTCAATGTTCCCTTTATCGATATGTACTCTATTCATCTCAGCCTTGGGCATGGTGGTGTCAGTCTCTGCAGTTTTGCCCGCAACAACAGAGCAATCTAGTTTTCCGCCGTAGTTGGCCTGGTCTGGGACAATTCATAGCTAGTGGTGGAGGTCTGAGGACAGGAACTCTTGTAGTGCCCCTTCTGTTTGCATCTGTAGCAGACAATCTCAGAAAATGGCTTGCGTCGTGATCTATTCGGGGACTTCAAATCTTTCACTATGGTACGAAGACCAGACATCTCTTCTCTCATGTAGGTTATTTCTTGGATGAGAAGTTTCTGTTGATCAAGAACATCGTTCAGTTTTGGAGTTGAGGTTTGAACTGCGTATTCCTCGACTATCGCTTCTCTCACACGAGCTCTCCTCGCTGGTTCAGTTGCATCCTGAAAGAGTAACAGAGCTTCCTTCCTCATTTCTTCGAAATTCTCCTTTTCTTTAGAGAGGAAGATTCTTCGAAGTTCTCTTTTTACCCAGACTTCTCTTGCTCCTTGTGTAAACTGCTCACAAAGTGACTTGTCCTTCAACTTTTTGAGTGCTTCTGATTCTTCTTGAGATACAGCTGCGTTCTCCATCCGACCATACAGTTTCTTGAGAGCGCGACTGAAGTCTGCAAGTGTTTCGTCTTCCTGCTGTGTGCGGCTAAAAAAGATACTACTCAAAGAATGCGAACTTTGATTCTGACCGAAACACAATCGCAATGCGTCTTTCATTTCCTTCAGCTTCCCTTTCGAGCTTTCCGGCAAGCACATAATTTCATCTTTTGCCGCCCCGACTAGATGGTCCAAGAACACTTTAGTCTTCTCTGATTCGTTGAGACCCATACCGCTAGTCGCGTCATCAAACTCTTCCAACCATTCGCCAAGA from Lytechinus pictus isolate F3 Inbred chromosome 2, Lp3.0, whole genome shotgun sequence carries:
- the LOC129260650 gene encoding uncharacterized protein LOC129260650 translates to MSQGEGDMNSRNMEVMAQVFKKALGLGGILPPGKLSKFRGSPQRSGEPSLGEWLEEFDDATSGMGLNESEKTKVFLDHLVGAAKDEIMCLPESSKGKLKEMKDALRLCFGQNQSSHSLSSIFFSRTQQEDETLADFSRALKKLYGRMENAAVSQEESEALKKLKDKSLCEQFTQGAREVWVKRELRRIFLSKEKENFEEMRKEALLLFQDATEPARRARVREAIVEEYAVQTSTPKLNDVLDQQKLLIQEITYMREEMSGLRTIVKDLKSPNRSRRKPFSEIVCYRCKQKGHYKSSCPQTSTTSYELSQTRPTTAEN